The genomic segment AAAATAAATGATCCGCCAATTACGGTTGGAACCACGTTTTTAAATATTAATGAAATAAAAACAAATGGAGACATTGATAAAAATAAAATAGCTGATCCAAGCATATATTGATAAAACATTTTCATTATAATATTTAAAGAAACCTCACTTACTCCTCCAATCAAAGCAAAAACAATACTAGCTAAAAATGCCACTAAAGTAACAATTAAAATCCAAATAAAACTCATTAAGTATTTTCCAACTAGATATTTAGTTCTTGAAATTGAAAAAGTCAGTATTGATTTTAATGTGTGCTCATTATATTCACGAGTAATTAAATATCCTATAATTAAACAAAAAAGCATTACAACAAATAATCCAAGGAAGAGGAAATTTATTTCAGATAAAAAAGATTGAAGAGTTATTATATCTTCAGGATAATTAGCTTTACGATATAAAAGTCCCAAAAACATCATTGATGGAACAGCTATAGCTCCAAGCAATGTTAATAAAAATATCTTTGAATGTTTTAACTTTAAAAATTCAACTTCAATAAAATTAAACATTTTTTCACCTTTTTTATTAAATAGAATTTTCACCAACTAAGTTAATGAAATATTCCTCTAAATTTTCCTCAATTAAATTTATTTTATTTACTTTAAGACCATTTTTTACAAAAAGAGAGTTAATATCAGATCTTAATTCAAAATTATTTAATAAATAAATGCTATTTTCATCTTGAATTGATTTAAAATCTCTATTTTCTCTAAGTCCCTCTTCTTCTAAAATCTTTTTAGCTATAGCTAAATTGGAAACTTCAAAATCAACATATTTACCTATTTTTAAATGAAGTTCTTCTTTATTAACTTCTTCAATTAATTTTCCATTATCCATAATAGCAATCACATCAGCAATTTGTTCTATTTCACTTAATATATGACTTGAAATTAATATTGTCAAATTATAATCATCTATTAGTGATCTTAATAAATTTCTAATTTCAAGAATTCCAATAGGATCTAAACCGTTTACTGGTTCATCTAATATCAAAATATCTGGGTTATGAATTAAAGCTGCTGCTATTCCTAGCCTTTGTTTCATTCCTAATGAATAATGTTTAAATCTTTTATTTTTTTCTTCATATAATGAAACTATTTTTAATGCGTTTATAATGCTATTTTTATTATAGTTTCCTCTTAACTTAGAAAATGCTTTTAAATTTTCTTCACCAGTGAGATTTTCATAAAATCCTGGAGTTTCTATTATGGATCCTATTCTTGAATAGATTTTGTTTGAACTCTTTTTAACATTTTTACCAAAAAGGAAAATTTCACCAGAATTACTATTTGAAAGATTTAAAAGCATACACATTGTAGTTGTTTTTCCTGCTCCATTTTTTCCTAAAAGTCCGTATATTTTTCCTTTTTCTATTTTCATATTTATTGAGTCTACTGCTAGGTTTTTTCCAAATTTTTTAGTTAAATTTTTAGTTTCAATAATATATTCACTCATTTTATTTCTCCCAACATATTTTTGTAAAATATATGTTACATATGTAAAAATTATATTACATAATATATAAATCTTTCCCTAGACATGATCATTTAAATCTTATTAAAAGCAGATAAAGCTATGGTTCTTTCTGTAAAAATCACAAGAAAAGGAGTGACTATAAGGTTTCTTATTATAGCTACAAAGCTCATATGAGGAATATTTTCACCAGTAATAAATGTTTTAATTAACAAATACTCAATAAGCATAGCTAATATATAAACTATAATTATTCTACCTATTCCAATTCTTTTTAATAAACTATATAATTCTCTGAAATGAAAAGCATATCTTAATTTTCCATCATGTTTAGCTAAATTAATTAATGAAACGAATAATAATAAAAAAATAAAACCAATGACGATAATAGCTAAAATAATACCTATTAAAGAAGATTCTGGAATAGAATGAATCATTGAAATTAATAAAAATGAAACAATTAACATTAATGTAAAATAAAAAGCATAAACAATAGTATCTTTTATTCCATGAATAATTAATTCTTTAAAATTTCTAAAAATAGGAGGTTTTGTTGATCCTTGTAATGTTTGCTCAATTATTTTAAAGGAATATCCCATTTCAATTAATGATAATATAGTTATTGCAACCCACATAATTATGTTAATATCACGATTAAAATTATTCAATATAGATAAAAATGTTAATATAATTCCTAAAATTACTATAGCTACCCAGTCAGATATTGTATATTTAAATGAATTTAAAAATATTTCTTTAATTGATAGAGATTTCATAATATAATATGTTACCTTAAATAAAATAAATTTAATGTTTAATAACTAATTATAAAATATTTAGAAAATAAGGATTTTAAAACAAAATAAATTATAGGGTGTTGAAGGGAAAATCTTCAGATATTCGTATGAATGTTCTTTTAAGTTTATATGGGGGATAAGAATATTACTGATGATTATAATAAAAAGTCAATAAATTTAACATCATTATAAAATAAAAATAAGAGCTAAAACTTGACAGTGAAAAATAGTTTTTTTATTATTATTAAAATTTTAATGAATTCTTAAAATTTCATCTACTTTTTTTCATTCATTAAAGTGTTGGCAGAAATTATTGAGTTTTAATCAATGTTCATTTTTTATCTGTTTTTATATTATTTTTTTAAATAGAGTTCATTTCTATAATTTATTTTTTTTCATGTGAGTTTCGCTTCTTTTTTTTAATTTAATAACTAAATACAAAATTATTTTTAATGAATATATATCATTTTTATTAGTTTATTATATTGCTTGTTAATAATTTATTATTCTTAATTAAAGTTATTAAAATCTATTTATATTAGAAAATACAAATATTTATGTAGTTATAATTGATTTTATAATTTTTTGAATTGAATTTTTGTGTTTTGGTTATTATGGTGGTGAATTGTTATATTTTGAATGATTTTTAGTAAAGGATGATGTGAAAATGGAAGAAGAATTTAAAGTTATGTATTTGGCTTCAATTATTGTGGGATGGTGCTTTGGATTACTTTAAAATTAAACGTGTA from the Methanobrevibacter oralis genome contains:
- a CDS encoding ABC transporter permease, yielding MFNFIEVEFLKLKHSKIFLLTLLGAIAVPSMMFLGLLYRKANYPEDIITLQSFLSEINFLFLGLFVVMLFCLIIGYLITREYNEHTLKSILTFSISRTKYLVGKYLMSFIWILIVTLVAFLASIVFALIGGVSEVSLNIIMKMFYQYMLGSAILFLSMSPFVFISLIFKNVVPTVIGGSFIFISNSLLFEQEFAPLSPWLSPYLLVSGKISEYSYGTTLPILIIIATLIIGFLLSWIYFNKKDIPL
- a CDS encoding ABC transporter ATP-binding protein; translation: MSEYIIETKNLTKKFGKNLAVDSINMKIEKGKIYGLLGKNGAGKTTTMCMLLNLSNSNSGEIFLFGKNVKKSSNKIYSRIGSIIETPGFYENLTGEENLKAFSKLRGNYNKNSIINALKIVSLYEEKNKRFKHYSLGMKQRLGIAAALIHNPDILILDEPVNGLDPIGILEIRNLLRSLIDDYNLTILISSHILSEIEQIADVIAIMDNGKLIEEVNKEELHLKIGKYVDFEVSNLAIAKKILEEEGLRENRDFKSIQDENSIYLLNNFELRSDINSLFVKNGLKVNKINLIEENLEEYFINLVGENSI
- a CDS encoding DUF4013 domain-containing protein, coding for MKSLSIKEIFLNSFKYTISDWVAIVILGIILTFLSILNNFNRDINIIMWVAITILSLIEMGYSFKIIEQTLQGSTKPPIFRNFKELIIHGIKDTIVYAFYFTLMLIVSFLLISMIHSIPESSLIGIILAIIVIGFIFLLLFVSLINLAKHDGKLRYAFHFRELYSLLKRIGIGRIIIVYILAMLIEYLLIKTFITGENIPHMSFVAIIRNLIVTPFLVIFTERTIALSAFNKI